Within the Oryzias melastigma strain HK-1 linkage group LG8, ASM292280v2, whole genome shotgun sequence genome, the region NNNNNNNNNNNNNNNNNNNNNNNNNNNNNNNNNNNNNNNNNNNNNNNNNNNNNNNNNNNNNNNNNNNNNNNNNNNNNNNNNNNNNNNNNNNNNNNNNNNNNNNNNNNNNNNNNNNNNNNNNNNNNNNNNNNNNNNNNNNNNNNNNNNNNNNNNNNNNNNNNNNNNNNNNNNNNNNNNNNNNNNNNNNNNNNNNNNNNNNNNNNNNNNNNNNNNNNNNNNNNNNNNNNNNNNNNNNNNNNNNNNNNNNNNNNNNNNNNNNNNNNNNNNNNNNNNNNNNNNNNNNNNNNNNNNNNNNNNNNNNNNNNNNNNNNNNNNNNNNNNNNNNNNNNNNNNNNNNNNNNNNNNNNNNNNNNNNNNNNNNNNNNNNNNNNNNNNNNNNNNNNNNNNNNNNNNNNNNNNNGGGCTGCTTTTCTTCAAAGAGGACAAGACAGGATTTGTAATAGATAAAGAACGAAAGGAGCAAAATATTGTGAGATATGGTGAGTTATAGTTgacatgtgtagtatatgtatagtatNNNNNNNNNNNNNNNNNNNNNNNNNNNNNNNNNNNNNNNNNNNNNNNNNNNNNNNNNNNNNNNNNNNNNNNNNNNNNNNNNNNNNNNNNNNNNNNNNNNNNNNNNNATGTCAAAATGTTCGCCATGGCAACACAAGAGTGGCTCTAAGAGAATCTGTGGAGCCccaaaaacatcacagctcttgagaagatctgcatggcaGAATGGACCGAAATAGAAGCTGCAGGGAAAACCCGGAGAAGACTTACAGGAGATGTATTGAGATGAACATTGGAATTTTTGGAATTTGACCAAATCCCTATTTTCTGCACCAtcattgaaatatatattttcaaagcaaACAAGGTGATTCTGTCTCCAACAGATGAAGTGTCGAGTCAAGTTGGACAACTTGCAGGATGTATGactgataaatatatataaatatattgctCCACTGTACTTCTAAGTGACTCAATCCCAGTTTTATGGACGAAGCTGGTTGTACCTCATCCGGCTGTGTACAAATCATGATGGATGCTATAACAGATGCAGTGCAGTGAGGTGTGGCTGTGTTTGACCAAACATGTACATTGACCACATTTATGGAAAAGATGGGCTCCTTTATCGCTGCTAGCCCTCGGAAACTTAAGACTTTTATGAGCATCAGCAGGTATTTACTCATCTCTATCGCTTTACAGCCCTTCAGGTTCATGGCTACATTTATTCTACTTCTGCACTGATGCCATATGTGTAgtaataaaatgagaaaactgcactgttctttaaaaaaaagaggaccaTGTAGTCCGTCTTTTATCTCTGAAATAAAACTGAGTTTAGTTAGACTCCTCCTTGGGGTTGAGTTTTGCTTCAGGAGTCTAATTTTAGGAGTGTGTTTGCTCAACATGACAGTTTCGAGCGGAGAGGCGCCGCAGTTTCCGTTTCAGGAACAGAGCCGTGTCTGCTCTGTTTTAAAAGAGACACACTGCCAAACGTGGCAGCTGATGTCCTTTTTTTTGCCCGAGCCAAAtcaatatttgtcaaaaaaaattgtaaatgtaaaaggGGATAAACCCTAGAGCAGGAAGACTTGAAAAACTCGTGGTTCAATTTATGGGACATCTCCTTAAATAATGCAAACAAATGAAATacttcagaaaaacacagaaatcaaAAATCtatgacattaaataaaaaaaatgacaaaaaatgctgATTAACTTTGTGTGTCATTGTTGTTAAATTCAGGAAAATCCCTTCCCAAATAAAACATGGAGCTCCTGCGCAGTTGTTGGGAACGGCGGGATTCTGGCCAATAGCAGCTGTGGAAGAACGATTGATGCAGCTCAGTATGTTATCAGGTGAGGAAGCTGGAAATTATCCAGTCTATAACTTATTTGTTCActgaaattaaacataaaagtttgtttttttacatcagaTGCAACCTACCTCCTTTATCAAATGGGTTAGAGAAGGACGTTGGCAGCAAGACTGACATCGTCACCGCAAATCCAAGCATCATCATAGAGAAGTCAGCAGACAAACTATCCcatgttgtttttatattaacaGTCTGGGGATGTTTCTTCATTTAAGCTGTTTAATTGCAGGTATTTTTCTCTGATGCAACGTCGGCGTCCGTTTGCAGAGGCCCTGCGCAGCTATGGGAATGCGTTGGTGCTGCTTCCCGCCTTCTCCTTCCGTCACAACACCGCTCTGTCTCTGAGGGCATTTTACACCATAGACGACTTCAGAGGCTCTGCCAGGGCGGTCTACTTCAACCCCAAGTATCTGAGGAATCTGGCCACCTTCTGGCGCTCCAAGGGCCTGAAGTCACCACGACTCAGCACCGGGATCATGATGGCGAGCATCGCACTTGAGATGTGCTCAGAGGTGCATTTGTATGGATTCTGGCCTTTTGAGATTCACCCGTACAGCTCCCAAACCCTGATGAACCACTATTATGATGACAGAAAGGCAAAAAACAAGTTCCACGCCATGCCAACTGAGTTTAACCTCTTGTTGAAGCTGCACAGGGAGGGGGTTCTCAGACTCCATCTGGGGGAATGTCATCCAGATGAAAAGTGACCTGataggtttagaaaaaaaaaagaaaaaaagtgccttctctgcaaaacaaacaaacaccttttgtatttttgtattatttctaGTCAAATGAACTTATGAAACTGGATTTTGGATTAGCAGGTGACATTTCGCAGAGAAAGAATAGTGGgttttcagaaaatatgtcctaatattttaatttttgtaacagacaaaagaaaaatgccaatAGAATAATATagaagaagttaaaaaagacaaataaatccacaaaACCAGTAAAAATGTAGCTACTTTTAGGACATGTTCTCtttaaaaagaatacaaaaccataaataaattgTCTGATATCCACTTTTATAAGTACggcggagtattagggccagtttacaaacaaagaaatcaattattttaatacaactttgaagtcgtaaatttacaagaaaaaagtcgttactgttaaattacaagaatgaTGTTGAatattgtgactttaaaagtcatgggctaaatttgtgacatttttgcgTAAAATGTAGCAAACTTACGActctaaatatgtaaatttatgaggaaaaaaatacaaatttacgagaaaaaacaccaaagttttctgtttatctGAGCTCGAAGATGAAAGACGTGACGTATTT harbors:
- the st8sia6 gene encoding alpha-2,8-sialyltransferase 8F; the protein is MRGYLLKELLSMMITLLFVGSLLTSLGWYMVDTNNVQPRQLPPLKKSPTKLPELCKNCDETVKKAFELYSEPWKKQEDNYNQFRSQLNTKCNALENAIITQANTPKGTKILFDGDKKTNMAVNEEIFGTLIKENPFPNKTWSSCAVVGNGGILANSSCGRTIDAAQYVIRCNLPPLSNGLEKDVGSKTDIVTANPSIIIEKYFSLMQRRRPFAEALRSYGNALVLLPAFSFRHNTALSLRAFYTIDDFRGSARAVYFNPKYLRNLATFWRSKGLKSPRLSTGIMMASIALEMCSEVHLYGFWPFEIHPYSSQTLMNHYYDDRKAKNKFHAMPTEFNLLLKLHREGVLRLHLGECHPDEK